In Thermosphaera sp., a genomic segment contains:
- the rimI gene encoding ribosomal protein S18-alanine N-acetyltransferase — MLFKKEKPPSPHISKIYEEALHALSTRSPGYVIRLAKMDDIDSVIRINRESLPENYPKAFFEELLKSYDKSFFVAESPSGEIVGYIMSRVEYKPGFFKTLLVKSGHIVSIAVLEEHRGRALGLGLMAYALKSLYENYGCSETYLEVRVSNMPAIRLYEKIGYVKIRVEKQYYLDGEDAYIMARSLP, encoded by the coding sequence ATGCTTTTCAAAAAGGAAAAACCACCTTCGCCTCATATATCCAAGATCTATGAGGAAGCCTTGCACGCCCTGTCAACTAGGTCACCCGGATATGTAATCAGGCTAGCTAAGATGGATGATATAGACTCTGTCATACGCATAAATCGCGAATCCTTACCGGAAAACTACCCTAAGGCTTTTTTCGAAGAACTGCTTAAGTCATATGACAAATCATTCTTCGTTGCTGAATCCCCCTCAGGCGAGATAGTTGGGTACATTATGAGCCGTGTGGAGTACAAGCCAGGATTTTTCAAAACCCTCTTAGTTAAGAGTGGCCATATTGTCAGCATCGCAGTGCTTGAAGAACACCGTGGAAGAGCCCTAGGTCTTGGGCTAATGGCTTACGCGTTAAAAAGCCTTTATGAGAACTACGGGTGCTCTGAGACCTATTTAGAGGTAAGAGTAAGCAACATGCCAGCCATAAGGTTATATGAGAAGATAGGATACGTTAAGATTCGAGTTGAAAAGCAATACTATTTAGATGGAGAAGATGCATATATCATGGCACGCTCACTGCCATAG
- a CDS encoding DNA polymerase sliding clamp, with protein sequence MIKVVIPEAKIFKELFESIGKLVDEVSLNITRDEIFLKAMDISEVALIEVHFPKEMFLEFVVDEERSLGFSTSSIQKVLKHVKKGENLILESDGEYVSFHIEGLVRREYKFRNLDVPVPDIPPARLDTRVKAQIIASIVNNAIQDVEVVGSSIELEATSSNELVFRGYGTGVNETRLKPGSTGLIFLEIIEPSKSQYDVSYLRNIIQLCKVSDTVTLGFSTDSPLLMEFMIGGTGKVRYIMAPASK encoded by the coding sequence ATGATTAAAGTAGTCATACCTGAGGCGAAGATTTTCAAAGAATTATTCGAATCAATAGGAAAATTGGTGGATGAAGTATCCCTCAATATCACTAGAGATGAGATATTCTTAAAAGCCATGGATATCTCGGAAGTTGCTCTAATAGAGGTTCATTTTCCTAAAGAAATGTTTTTAGAATTTGTCGTTGATGAGGAGAGATCCCTAGGGTTTTCGACTTCGAGTATTCAGAAAGTATTGAAACACGTCAAGAAAGGCGAGAACCTCATATTAGAGTCGGATGGAGAGTACGTCAGTTTTCACATAGAAGGCCTTGTCAGGAGGGAGTATAAGTTTAGAAACCTGGATGTCCCAGTGCCTGATATACCGCCAGCTCGGCTTGATACTAGAGTCAAGGCTCAAATAATAGCGAGTATAGTTAATAATGCTATTCAGGATGTAGAGGTGGTTGGAAGCTCTATCGAGCTTGAAGCTACATCTTCCAACGAGCTCGTCTTCAGAGGATATGGAACGGGTGTTAATGAAACAAGGTTGAAGCCCGGTTCTACCGGACTAATATTCTTGGAGATAATTGAGCCTTCCAAATCTCAGTATGATGTTTCATATCTGAGAAACATAATACAGTTGTGTAAGGTTTCAGACACGGTCACGCTGGGTTTTTCAACGGATTCTCCCCTCTTAATGGAGTTCATGATTGGAGGGACCGGGAAAGTAAGATATATTATGGCCCCGGCTTCAAAATAA
- a CDS encoding tRNA(Ile)(2)-agmatinylcytidine synthase has protein sequence MTDWENILHVGIDDVDSPFGGCTTHLSLIIAKKLIELGNVFIDYPNLVRLNPGVPWKTRGNGAVALRFISNMGLSETSEIIEEIMIDYIKQYKNPKHQPCFIVVKGQVNHNVVRVAKKALHDIVPVDLALKSLEGSEHIIKCFHGNRGVVGALGAIGNTMEHEDYTYELLAYRKSENLEKDRCVDKESIILMDKVYKGETILNYDPRENRVLILPGGFDPVLLGIRGESPSILTEAFRMLKLCEEADFAAIFRTNQHTDAHIRSVASICYVRPYMCVRVRGEVSSKPVRLIGGHVFFKLCDSDCCIDVAAYEPTKWFREIVELLEPGDVVEAQGCVRPPSTSHGSTLNLEKLRVVSLKPKFLFQNPTCPRCGKRLKSAGRGKGFKCEKCGFRSKDSFRKIIIVERGLSEGWYQPPYSAFKHMMKPLERMGKEKNRFIPHPIGSFFVG, from the coding sequence ATGACGGATTGGGAAAATATTCTTCATGTAGGAATCGACGATGTTGACTCTCCTTTCGGAGGTTGCACCACTCATCTCTCACTTATAATTGCGAAAAAGTTAATTGAACTGGGAAACGTTTTCATTGATTACCCAAATCTTGTTAGATTGAACCCTGGAGTCCCATGGAAAACTCGTGGAAATGGAGCTGTCGCCCTCAGGTTCATATCGAATATGGGATTATCTGAAACAAGTGAAATTATCGAAGAAATCATGATTGATTACATTAAACAATATAAGAATCCTAAACATCAACCCTGCTTCATCGTCGTGAAAGGACAGGTCAATCACAACGTAGTTAGAGTCGCCAAGAAGGCCCTCCACGATATTGTTCCAGTAGACCTTGCCCTAAAGTCTTTGGAGGGATCAGAACATATTATAAAGTGTTTCCATGGCAATCGAGGCGTTGTAGGAGCCCTCGGCGCCATTGGAAACACTATGGAGCATGAAGATTATACCTACGAGCTATTGGCTTATAGGAAGAGCGAAAATCTGGAAAAAGATCGATGTGTTGACAAGGAAAGTATCATATTGATGGATAAGGTTTACAAGGGAGAAACTATTCTAAACTACGATCCCCGTGAGAACCGAGTTCTCATCCTTCCTGGAGGGTTTGACCCAGTCTTATTAGGGATTAGGGGAGAATCGCCATCAATCTTAACAGAGGCTTTTAGAATGTTGAAGTTATGCGAGGAAGCAGATTTCGCAGCAATATTTAGAACTAATCAGCACACGGATGCTCATATTCGCTCGGTTGCTAGCATCTGTTACGTTCGACCTTATATGTGCGTAAGAGTGCGCGGCGAAGTCTCCTCGAAACCTGTTAGATTGATCGGGGGACACGTATTTTTCAAACTATGCGATAGTGACTGCTGTATTGACGTAGCCGCCTACGAGCCTACCAAGTGGTTTAGAGAGATAGTTGAACTTCTAGAGCCAGGGGACGTTGTAGAAGCTCAGGGCTGTGTGAGACCTCCATCCACTTCACATGGTTCTACATTAAACCTAGAAAAGCTCCGAGTTGTCAGTCTCAAACCAAAATTCTTATTTCAAAACCCTACCTGCCCAAGGTGTGGAAAACGGTTGAAGAGTGCAGGGAGAGGTAAGGGTTTTAAATGCGAGAAGTGTGGCTTCAGGTCTAAAGATTCTTTCAGAAAGATAATAATCGTCGAAAGAGGATTAAGCGAGGGATGGTATCAACCACCATATAGTGCTTTCAAGCACATGATGAAGCCGTTAGAAAGAATGGGGAAGGAAAAGAATAGATTTATACCTCATCCTATAGGATCGTTTTTTGTGGGTTAA
- a CDS encoding M55 family metallopeptidase — MKAFISIDVEGLPGVSSTTMLNPWNSQYERTVRIITKIVNVLIEQLSRNGFNDIVVADSHGLMTNIDYLDVHGQAKILQGYPRPYSMVTPLDSTYDASLFIGYHSAAGTTHGILDHTMSGRTFSEIRINGARASEFLINGIYSAENNVPVILVAGDEYLKSEVENYSPGTVFIGFKKGVSRYSAIMPTLEVILHDLREKVNEATNRLKERRVGLIRFEKPYKVEVVFRDSLIADITEQYEKFQRIDAYTIGFTANSAKELLGLIELLAIIGYGVDSLKSNIK, encoded by the coding sequence ATGAAGGCATTTATCTCTATTGATGTTGAGGGATTACCCGGTGTATCCTCTACAACCATGCTCAACCCTTGGAACTCGCAATATGAAAGAACAGTAAGGATAATTACGAAAATCGTGAACGTTCTAATCGAACAGCTTTCGAGAAACGGGTTCAACGATATCGTAGTCGCGGATAGTCACGGCTTAATGACTAACATAGACTACTTGGATGTTCATGGCCAGGCTAAAATCCTTCAAGGATATCCTAGACCCTATAGCATGGTCACTCCCCTGGACTCAACTTATGATGCATCGCTTTTCATAGGTTATCACTCAGCGGCTGGGACAACTCACGGGATACTTGACCACACGATGAGTGGGAGAACTTTTTCAGAGATAAGGATTAACGGGGCAAGAGCAAGCGAGTTCCTCATTAATGGTATATATTCAGCCGAAAACAATGTCCCCGTGATCTTGGTAGCAGGAGACGAGTATCTCAAAAGTGAAGTAGAAAACTACTCCCCCGGAACAGTTTTCATCGGGTTCAAAAAAGGGGTATCGAGGTACTCTGCTATCATGCCAACGCTAGAGGTAATTCTCCACGACCTTAGAGAAAAAGTTAATGAGGCAACAAATAGGTTGAAGGAAAGACGCGTAGGTTTAATAAGGTTTGAAAAACCCTATAAAGTGGAGGTAGTCTTCCGCGACTCTTTAATTGCAGATATTACTGAGCAATATGAAAAGTTTCAAAGAATTGACGCTTACACAATAGGTTTCACGGCCAATAGTGCGAAAGAGTTGCTTGGATTAATAGAGCTATTAGCAATTATTGGCTACGGAGTAGATTCTTTGAAAAGCAATATCAAATGA
- a CDS encoding endonuclease III, whose protein sequence is MKRILDEEYKIDENEFTIFRVNRTSLFEFLIGVILSQNTSDRNAMKAFENLREKLGRITPHGIIEAGAERVSEWIKPAGMHRIRSQVILELARIFSNEGFEKNLIELISKSDTDSSRKILLEFPGIGDKTADVTLLMFFGKPVFPVDTHIRRVTKRLGYVEGGRYVEISRFWATNTSPQNYLTLHLLLITHGRRVCRAVKPQCINCPLLEYCQLGRRVVSHGSR, encoded by the coding sequence ATGAAACGGATATTGGATGAAGAGTACAAAATAGATGAAAATGAATTTACAATTTTCCGCGTAAATAGGACTTCGTTATTCGAGTTTTTAATAGGAGTAATTCTTAGCCAGAACACGTCGGATAGGAATGCGATGAAAGCTTTTGAAAACCTCAGAGAAAAACTGGGGAGAATTACTCCACATGGAATTATCGAGGCTGGAGCAGAGAGGGTCTCGGAGTGGATTAAGCCGGCTGGGATGCATAGGATCCGTAGCCAAGTCATACTTGAGCTAGCCAGGATATTCTCGAATGAAGGCTTCGAAAAAAATTTGATTGAACTGATCAGTAAGAGCGATACGGATAGTTCGCGTAAAATACTTCTTGAGTTTCCGGGAATTGGCGATAAGACCGCGGATGTAACTCTTTTAATGTTCTTTGGGAAGCCGGTTTTCCCTGTAGACACTCACATAAGAAGAGTCACGAAAAGACTTGGTTACGTTGAAGGTGGAAGATATGTAGAAATATCTAGGTTTTGGGCGACCAATACCTCTCCTCAGAATTATCTAACACTACATCTTCTCTTGATAACACATGGGAGAAGAGTCTGCAGAGCGGTTAAACCACAATGCATCAATTGCCCCCTGCTCGAGTATTGCCAGCTCGGTAGGAGGGTTGTCTCCCATGGGTCGAGGTAA
- the asnS gene encoding asparagine--tRNA ligase: MEFTPIDSIFAQRLTDSQICIRGWIYRRSVVGGKAFIRVRDSTGVIQVVVDASRFGEELVNYLKNIGLEASVITCGIVREEPKAPGGLELHANSFQIVGESKDFPIKGGEGLEYLLDMRHLWIRSPKYASLYKIKHTILRAGREYFNKNGWWEVTPPILTASACEGGATLFPVQYFERTAFLSQSAQLYLEVLIYTLEKVYSLTPSFRAEKSRTRRHLAEYWHLEPEAAWYDMNDMMKVAEELVSHIVSKVLEERKSELEQLGRDASKLKYALSTPYPRIKYDEAIEILQKKGINVKWGDDLGADEEKILTMDFEAPFFLTHFPRHIKSFYMKLDPSNPNVVLGFDLLAPEGYGEIIGGGQREDDYDTLVKRLIEQGYNPEDYKWYLDLRKYGSVPHSGFGLGIERILMWITGLDHIRETMPFPRFRGRIYP; this comes from the coding sequence TTGGAGTTCACTCCCATAGATTCAATCTTCGCTCAGAGACTGACCGATAGCCAGATATGTATAAGAGGATGGATATACCGCAGAAGCGTGGTGGGAGGAAAAGCCTTCATAAGAGTTAGAGACTCGACAGGCGTCATTCAAGTGGTAGTCGATGCCTCTAGGTTCGGAGAAGAGCTCGTTAATTACTTGAAGAACATAGGACTTGAAGCAAGCGTCATCACGTGTGGAATCGTTCGCGAAGAACCCAAGGCGCCTGGGGGTCTTGAACTCCATGCAAACTCGTTTCAGATCGTAGGAGAAAGTAAGGATTTTCCAATAAAGGGTGGTGAAGGTCTAGAATACCTTTTGGATATGAGACATTTATGGATCCGTAGTCCAAAGTACGCTTCACTCTATAAAATCAAACATACAATACTAAGGGCTGGAAGAGAATATTTTAACAAGAATGGTTGGTGGGAAGTAACACCCCCCATTCTCACCGCATCGGCGTGTGAGGGCGGAGCAACCCTTTTCCCAGTTCAGTATTTCGAACGAACAGCATTTCTCAGCCAGAGTGCTCAGCTGTACCTTGAAGTATTGATTTATACTTTGGAGAAAGTGTATAGCCTGACACCTAGCTTCAGGGCCGAGAAATCCAGGACTAGACGTCATCTAGCAGAGTATTGGCACCTGGAGCCGGAGGCCGCTTGGTATGACATGAATGATATGATGAAGGTGGCCGAAGAACTCGTCTCTCATATAGTCTCAAAAGTTCTTGAAGAAAGGAAAAGCGAGCTTGAACAGCTTGGAAGAGATGCAAGTAAACTTAAATACGCGCTAAGCACGCCATACCCAAGAATCAAGTACGATGAAGCAATAGAAATACTCCAGAAGAAGGGTATCAATGTGAAATGGGGTGACGACCTCGGCGCAGACGAAGAGAAGATTCTTACTATGGATTTCGAAGCACCCTTCTTTCTGACCCATTTTCCGAGACATATTAAAAGCTTCTATATGAAGCTCGACCCCTCCAACCCTAATGTAGTGTTAGGTTTTGACTTACTGGCCCCTGAGGGGTATGGAGAAATTATAGGAGGCGGGCAACGCGAAGATGACTACGACACTCTCGTCAAAAGATTAATAGAACAGGGATACAACCCAGAGGACTACAAATGGTACCTTGATTTAAGGAAGTACGGAAGTGTTCCGCACAGCGGATTCGGCCTAGGGATAGAGAGAATATTGATGTGGATTACAGGACTAGACCATATCAGGGAAACCATGCCTTTCCCTAGGTTTAGAGGTAGGATATATCCATAG
- a CDS encoding PhoH family protein encodes MERSLLNMIKPQSRGQVNLLEALRNQKYEIVGIFGPTGTGKSLFSILYGVESVLNERYKRFIIARPLIDVTSGKEITPADIGELYYELALSYLRDILYGYVDWKSIEDLIKNYRIVLADSHYLRGRTFDDSLIFLDDSQSISLESAIEVITRIGNRSRLIIAGDPIFQRPTESKNSILLLRELLLNEDSAKVIDLGLRDIVRPGAKKGIKLLLESKMRSRKLNETEKQIVDVARVHAPDADLITVVDLIDLKKKLDISSENTPDSLIIVKEGHLGRIIGKKGERIEAIEKDVGLKIRATQLSLDLLPLIKAVHPVGWIIKHIVEADFAGPFMIVKIDEEAYGAFVGQRGVYARFIDGVLNRLIGASVRVYEAKSQESRK; translated from the coding sequence ATGGAGCGTTCATTGCTGAACATGATAAAACCGCAATCACGAGGGCAAGTCAACCTACTTGAAGCCTTGAGAAACCAAAAATATGAGATTGTGGGGATTTTCGGACCAACAGGAACTGGTAAAAGCTTATTCAGTATTCTATATGGAGTTGAAAGCGTTCTAAACGAGAGATACAAGAGATTCATAATTGCCCGTCCGTTAATCGATGTTACATCCGGAAAAGAGATAACTCCTGCAGACATAGGGGAGCTCTATTATGAGTTGGCATTATCTTATCTTAGAGATATATTATATGGATATGTCGATTGGAAATCTATCGAAGATTTAATTAAGAATTACAGAATAGTTTTGGCAGATTCCCATTATCTGAGGGGAAGAACTTTCGACGACTCCCTTATCTTTCTTGATGATTCACAGAGCATTTCTTTGGAGAGCGCGATTGAAGTCATAACGAGGATTGGGAATAGAAGTAGGCTGATAATAGCTGGAGACCCCATATTTCAAAGGCCTACGGAGAGTAAAAACTCTATTCTACTTCTCAGAGAATTATTACTTAATGAGGATTCTGCAAAGGTGATTGATCTAGGATTAAGGGACATTGTCCGTCCTGGTGCCAAGAAGGGTATTAAACTATTATTGGAATCGAAAATGCGTTCGAGGAAGCTTAATGAAACGGAGAAGCAAATCGTTGATGTGGCACGAGTCCATGCCCCTGATGCAGATTTAATAACTGTTGTTGACCTTATCGACTTAAAGAAGAAATTAGATATTTCTTCAGAGAACACACCGGACTCGTTAATAATAGTTAAAGAAGGGCATCTAGGGAGAATAATAGGGAAAAAAGGAGAGAGAATAGAAGCTATTGAAAAAGATGTGGGCTTGAAGATCAGAGCGACACAATTATCGTTAGACCTTCTCCCGTTAATAAAGGCTGTGCATCCCGTGGGTTGGATTATCAAACACATTGTTGAAGCAGATTTTGCCGGCCCCTTCATGATTGTAAAGATCGATGAGGAAGCCTATGGGGCTTTCGTGGGTCAGAGAGGAGTGTATGCGAGATTTATTGACGGGGTTTTAAACAGATTGATCGGCGCCTCTGTTAGGGTCTACGAGGCTAAGTCTCAAGAATCTAGGAAGTAA
- a CDS encoding deoxyhypusine synthase, giving the protein MSESSFIEDARKRILTDRVKDYTIKGDESVCDLLTYFEQAHGFMAGHLSKAARILSDMFLDKDVFKILSFTGNLVATGLRGVLAQLLREGYFNAVITTCGMIDHDIARGTGGVYYKGDWGFDDAFLKAVEIHRLGNILIPVENYGLTVERFSRRLFEELVKDRRRWSGYELLWEAGRRINDENSILRAAYEAKTPVFVPGFYDGAFGSQIVFNQSTIGLEVDLLEDEKKLAELVFSSQKLGALIVGGGISKHHTIWWAQFREGLDYAIYVTTAVEYDGSLSGAHPREAVSWGKIKPLGKTITVYGDATIILPLIIAGSKCLLKKEKISAGER; this is encoded by the coding sequence TTGAGCGAGTCGAGTTTCATTGAAGACGCTAGGAAGCGTATTTTAACAGATAGAGTGAAGGACTACACTATCAAAGGAGATGAGTCAGTGTGCGATTTATTAACCTACTTCGAGCAAGCCCATGGTTTCATGGCGGGCCACTTGTCTAAGGCTGCTAGAATACTATCAGACATGTTTCTCGATAAAGACGTTTTCAAAATATTGTCTTTCACAGGGAACTTGGTTGCGACGGGCTTAAGGGGGGTTTTAGCGCAATTATTGCGAGAGGGATATTTTAACGCGGTCATTACCACGTGCGGGATGATAGACCACGATATAGCTAGGGGCACGGGTGGTGTTTATTATAAAGGAGACTGGGGTTTTGATGATGCTTTTTTAAAGGCGGTCGAAATCCACCGGCTGGGAAACATCTTAATTCCAGTAGAGAATTATGGCTTAACTGTGGAGAGGTTTTCTAGGAGGTTGTTCGAAGAACTCGTAAAAGATAGAAGGCGTTGGAGCGGCTACGAACTTCTATGGGAGGCTGGAAGACGCATCAATGATGAAAACAGCATTCTAAGAGCCGCGTATGAGGCCAAGACTCCAGTTTTCGTTCCAGGTTTCTACGATGGCGCGTTCGGTTCCCAAATAGTTTTCAACCAATCAACAATTGGGCTAGAGGTAGATTTGCTAGAGGATGAAAAGAAGCTCGCCGAACTAGTGTTTTCGAGTCAAAAACTTGGAGCGTTGATCGTTGGCGGAGGAATAAGCAAACATCATACAATATGGTGGGCACAGTTCAGGGAAGGCCTCGACTACGCCATCTATGTTACGACGGCAGTGGAATACGATGGAAGTCTTAGTGGAGCCCACCCACGGGAAGCTGTAAGCTGGGGTAAAATAAAACCACTTGGAAAAACCATCACTGTTTACGGTGATGCAACAATAATATTGCCTTTAATAATCGCAGGCTCAAAGTGTTTATTGAAGAAGGAAAAGATTTCAGCTGGGGAAAGATGA
- a CDS encoding class I SAM-dependent methyltransferase family protein, with amino-acid sequence MGRGKILKELAVELYGAEKASKIWKRVEFIGDIAVIRCPLDIQPLELRPLAEAILSRFPFVKTVWAGIPGIEGHYRLRKHVHLAGEHRSETIYREHGCQFKVDINKVYVSPTLNYEHKRIAKLVGKGEVVVNMFAGAGLFSIIIAKYSKPEKVYSIDINPYAFEYMVENIRINKVEEIVIPLLGDAGEIIEKSLRNTADRVIMPYPELALEYLKYSLTALRNGRGWVHIYLHVKTTRGMNPLTESSRIVNEKLDQLNVRKYIIQNSRVVRNVGPRTFQVVLDVNII; translated from the coding sequence ATGGGTCGAGGTAAGATATTAAAGGAATTAGCAGTGGAGCTCTACGGTGCGGAAAAAGCCTCAAAGATCTGGAAGAGAGTTGAGTTCATAGGCGACATCGCAGTCATAAGATGCCCTCTGGACATACAACCCTTGGAGCTCAGGCCTCTTGCGGAAGCAATTCTATCCAGATTTCCTTTCGTAAAGACCGTTTGGGCCGGGATACCTGGGATCGAAGGCCACTATCGACTGAGGAAACACGTTCACTTAGCGGGAGAACATCGTAGTGAAACCATTTATAGAGAGCATGGGTGCCAGTTTAAAGTCGACATTAACAAAGTATATGTATCTCCCACACTGAACTACGAGCACAAGAGGATCGCTAAGCTCGTGGGCAAAGGGGAAGTAGTGGTCAACATGTTCGCGGGAGCTGGGTTGTTCAGCATCATAATTGCAAAATACTCGAAACCTGAAAAAGTCTACAGCATAGACATAAATCCGTACGCTTTCGAATACATGGTTGAAAACATAAGGATCAATAAGGTTGAGGAAATAGTTATCCCCCTCTTGGGAGATGCTGGAGAAATCATTGAGAAATCTCTAAGAAATACTGCCGATAGAGTTATAATGCCTTACCCGGAGCTGGCATTAGAGTACTTGAAGTACTCACTTACCGCTTTGAGAAACGGTAGGGGATGGGTTCACATCTACCTTCACGTTAAGACGACAAGGGGGATGAACCCGTTGACCGAGTCATCAAGGATTGTCAACGAAAAGCTTGATCAACTCAACGTTAGAAAATATATTATTCAAAACTCAAGAGTTGTGAGAAATGTGGGTCCGAGGACATTTCAAGTCGTCTTAGACGTCAATATAATTTAA
- a CDS encoding pyridoxal phosphate-dependent aminotransferase — translation MNVSARVKNLEQNPQRLLIAKADELARKGLKVYNYTAGQPGLPPDKKALEFFIEKLKEDPFKHFRYIPTQGLFELRQALSNDLRKYGGVEVSPDEILIVSGGADGLVLSIFTTTDPGDEILLLEPCYSVYWDLAKFAGLKVQSCPQSYEKGFSPDPECIKEKITSKTKAILFASPDNPTSRIINEEVAKTVSEIAVEKKIWVIYDVAYKHIVYEGKHVWLEKYLPLDNLVVVGSFSKDIAIPGGRLGYIYTSREVVKELVKLKGALGIVAPVPSQWLAYYYLEMGFKEEYLRNVLPVYMRRRDVAYSALVKYLPEARVQKPVASMYLFPDITAYLEKLNLDDFRFAMKIADEKSVITLPGSIFGPSGKGHLRITFVTMNEQDLEKGIKLMAEWIETHV, via the coding sequence ATGAATGTATCCGCGAGAGTTAAAAACCTAGAGCAAAACCCGCAAAGGCTTCTCATAGCGAAAGCCGATGAACTGGCCCGTAAAGGATTGAAAGTCTACAATTACACGGCTGGTCAACCGGGACTTCCACCCGACAAAAAAGCCCTAGAGTTCTTCATTGAGAAATTAAAGGAGGACCCCTTTAAACACTTCAGATATATTCCCACTCAGGGTCTTTTTGAACTAAGGCAAGCATTATCAAACGACCTCCGAAAATACGGGGGCGTTGAAGTTTCACCTGATGAAATATTAATAGTTTCAGGCGGCGCGGATGGGCTTGTCCTCTCGATTTTTACAACAACTGATCCAGGAGATGAGATCCTTTTACTCGAACCATGCTACAGCGTTTACTGGGACCTAGCGAAATTCGCAGGTCTAAAAGTACAATCATGCCCCCAGTCATATGAAAAAGGCTTTAGCCCCGACCCAGAGTGTATTAAGGAAAAAATAACTAGCAAGACAAAAGCTATTCTGTTTGCTAGCCCCGACAACCCTACTTCTCGCATCATCAATGAAGAGGTTGCAAAAACTGTTTCCGAAATAGCTGTCGAAAAAAAGATATGGGTAATATACGATGTCGCCTACAAGCACATTGTTTATGAAGGTAAGCATGTATGGCTTGAAAAATATCTTCCACTCGATAACTTGGTAGTCGTGGGATCATTCAGTAAGGACATAGCGATTCCGGGCGGAAGACTAGGCTACATATACACTTCTAGAGAAGTGGTGAAAGAGCTTGTCAAGTTGAAAGGAGCGTTGGGAATAGTCGCCCCGGTTCCGAGTCAATGGCTTGCCTACTATTACTTGGAGATGGGCTTCAAGGAAGAATACCTGAGGAACGTGCTTCCCGTTTATATGAGGAGGCGGGATGTTGCATACAGTGCATTGGTCAAATATTTGCCTGAAGCTAGGGTTCAAAAACCGGTCGCTAGCATGTACTTGTTCCCAGACATTACCGCCTATCTTGAGAAGTTGAATTTGGATGATTTCAGATTCGCTATGAAAATAGCTGACGAGAAATCCGTAATCACGTTGCCCGGGTCAATATTTGGTCCTTCGGGTAAAGGGCATTTGAGAATAACGTTCGTCACAATGAACGAGCAGGACCTTGAAAAGGGTATCAAGCTCATGGCTGAGTGGATTGAAACACATGTTTAA
- a CDS encoding HD domain-containing protein produces MKISSISNIRHIPRTGWVLRGVPPSIAETISDHIVLVMLVSLKITEKLLESGYNLDIAKVLIMGLLHDLPETVTGDIVRYVKEEDPSYFRRLDEKSLEMLGMSRYIGVYREFEEKKTLESIVVKISDSLATIIEGRRLESQGYFEVKEIVENMMNQVKHLISSVNDPALRNRLNECVREIMEN; encoded by the coding sequence TTGAAGATATCCAGTATTTCCAATATAAGACACATACCTAGGACAGGGTGGGTGTTGAGAGGAGTCCCACCTTCCATTGCAGAAACTATTTCAGACCACATCGTATTAGTCATGCTTGTATCTTTAAAGATCACTGAAAAACTTCTCGAGTCTGGTTACAACCTTGACATTGCTAAGGTATTAATAATGGGATTACTGCACGACCTTCCAGAAACAGTCACCGGAGATATCGTTAGGTATGTAAAAGAGGAGGACCCCTCCTACTTTAGAAGGCTCGATGAAAAAAGCTTGGAAATGCTTGGCATGAGTAGATACATTGGTGTTTACAGGGAATTCGAAGAGAAGAAAACGTTGGAGTCCATTGTTGTGAAGATATCAGATTCCTTGGCGACAATTATCGAAGGTAGGAGGCTTGAGTCCCAGGGTTACTTCGAGGTCAAGGAGATTGTTGAAAACATGATGAATCAGGTAAAACACTTAATTTCGTCCGTGAACGATCCTGCGTTGAGAAATAGGCTGAACGAATGCGTCAGGGAAATAATGGAGAATTAA